The Aeromicrobium tamlense nucleotide sequence GGTACGGCGGCTCGCTCGAGGGTCGCAGCCGACCGCTGCGCGAGGTCCTGAGCGGGATCCGCGCCGCCACCGGCGCGGACTTCCAGGTGGGCGTCCGGGTCTCACCGGAGGGCTACGGCATCACGGTCGCCGACTCGCGTGCCCTCGTCGAGCAGATCCTCGCGTCGGGCGACGCCGACTACGTCGACCTGTCGCTGTGGGACGTCGCGAAGGAGCCGCGCGACACCGCGGTGGACGGCCTGCTGATCGACCAGTACGTCGATCTGCCGCGTCACGGCACTCGCCTCGGCGTGGCCGGGAAGATCCTGGCGGCCCAGGACGCCGATTGGTGCCTCGAGCGCGGGGCCGACTTCGTCACCGTGGGCACGGCGGCGATCATCCACCACGACCTCCCCCGACTCGTCGCCTCGACGCCCGGGTTCGTCAGCGAGCCGCAGCCCTTCAGCCGCAGCCGCCTCGAGCAGGAGCACCTCGGCCGCGACTTCATCGACTATCTCGCCGACGGCTGGGACGACTTCGTCGCCTGATCCCGGGAACGACACCCGGGAACGACTCAGGGCCACCCCGTGCGGGGTGGCCCTGTCGCGTTGACTCATGAGGGCTGGTGGAGCTGCCGGGAATCGAACCCGGGTCCTATGACGCTGAACCAAGACTTCTCCGGGTGCAGTTCGTCTGGCGCTTTTCTCGGCCCCGGTGCTCGGACGAACGCGTCACCGACAGGCTCAGTAGCGGAGAAGTCCCGATCTGACCTCGCTACGCGGTCAGACCAGCAAGTCCTCTAGATGAGATGGACGATCCGGGACGAGGACGCTCCCGGGTCCACCCTTCGCAGGTCGCTGTCAGGCAGCGAGGGCGAAGTCAGTGCGCTTGGAATCGGCACTTATGGGTTTGCAACGATCGTTTGAGAGATGACGTTGCCTTCTCTACCCGCTTCTCTTGGATCGAACGACCACAGTCGAAACCGATCAGCCCCTCTGAAATTGTCAATGCACCCATTCTAACCGGCTGCCGGTGCGAATTGTTCCCGTCGGGCTCGCGAGCGGTCAGTCGACGGGGCCGACGAGGTCGGCGCCGTTGTGCCACAGCACCGAGCGCATCCAGTCGTCGCCGAGGCCGAGGCGGTCGAGGGCCTCGACCTGGTGCGCGTAGGGGTACGGGATGTTCGGGAAGTCGCTCCCGAAGACGATCCGGTCCTGCAGCGCCAACAGCCGCTTCGGGTCCACCGGCGGCGGGGCGTCGAAGAAGTCGACGAAGGTCATCGTCGTGTCCAGCCGCACGTTCGGGTACTGCTCGGCAAGGTCGCAGAACGCATCGACCTCGGGCATGCCGAGGTGGGCGATGACGAGCGGCAGCCGCGGGAAGCGCTCCAGCACGGCGGCCACGCCGCGCGGGCCCGTGTGCGGACCGGGCGCCGGCCCGGAGCCGGCGTGCAGCACGATCGGGACCTGCGCCTCCTCGAGCGCCGCCCAGACGGGGTCGAGCAACGGGTCGTCGGCGGCGAACTCCCCCACCTGCAGGTGGGCCTTGAAGATCCGCACGCCCGACGCGAGGGCGGCCGGGACGTACTCGGCCGCCTCGGGCTCGGGGAAGAACGTGGCCGACGGCACCGAGTCGGGCACCCGCTGGGCGAACCCGGCGAGCCACTCGTTCATGAACGGGGCGATGCCCGGCTTGTGCGCGTAGGACAGCGCGGTGAAACGCCTCACGCCGAGCGAGCGCAGCGTCTCGACGCGCTCCTCGTCGCTCGTGCGGTAGTGGATCGGCCACGCGCGGCCCAGCTTCGGGCCGGCGGAGTCGAAGTACGCCCAGACCTTCGCCAGCACCTGCGGCGCCATGAAGTGCACGTGGACGTCGACGATCCCCGGCACGCCCAGCCGCTCGAGGTACGCGGCGAGGTCGGCGTCCTGCCAGGTCATATGCCCTTGAGCCGGCGACCGACCTCGCGCTCGGCGTCGCGGGACGCCTGGCGCTCGGCGATGGCGTGGCGCTTGTCGAAGGCCTTCTTGCCGCGGGCGAGGGCGATCTCGACCTTGGCGCGGCCGTCCTTGAAGTACAGGCTCAGCGGGATGATCGTGAGGCCCTTGGACTGCGTGCGGTGCTCGATGCGCTCGATCTCGTGCCGGTTGAGCAGCAGCTTGCGGCGACGGCGCGTCTCGTGGTTGGTCCACGTGCCGTTGTCGTACTGCGGGATGTGCACCTGCAGCAGCCAGGCCTCGCCGCGGTCGATCTCACCGAACCCGTCGACGAGGGAGGCCCGGCCCTGGCGCAGCGACTTGACCTCCGTGCCGGTCAGCACCAGACCCGCCTCGAAGGTGTCCTCGATGTGATAGTCGTGCCGCGCCTTCTTGTTCTGCGCAATCAGCTTGCGACCGGTCTCCTTGGCCATTCGACCATTGTGTCAGGTCGGGCGAGCGTCAGCTGGGGGCGACCGGACGCTCAGAGCCAGTTCATCGGGTTCGTCGTCGACCCGTTGACCAGCACCATGAAGTGCAGGTGGCAGCCCGTGGAGTAGCCGGTGGAGCCGACGTAGCCGATGACCTCGCCACGCTTGACCTTCGCGCCACTGCTGCGGGCGAACCGCGACAGGTGGTTGTAGGTCGTGATGACGCTCTTTCCGCGCTTGACGCCGTTGTTGAGGATGACGCGGTTGCCGTAGCCGCCGTTGTAGTACTGCGACACGATCGTGCCGCCGGCGGCCGCGCGGATCGGGACGCCGCAGCCGACGCCGAAGTCGGTGCCGTCGTGCAGCTTGTAGACGCCGGTGATCGGGTGACGACGCATGCCGTAGGGCGAGGTGATCGGGCCGTTGACCGGGCGGCTCAGGGCGCCACCGGAGTCGCCGGTGGTGCCACCGCCGTCGCCGCCGCCTCCACCGCCGCCGCCCTTCTTCTCCCTCTCCTTGCGGGCGCGCTCGGCGGCCTCGAGCTCCTTGCGGACGATCTCGGCCATCTGGCTCTCGAGGCGACGACGGTCGGCCTCGAGCTCGGCCTGGAGGGCCAGGTCCTCGGCGAGGGTCGCGTCGGCGGTGCGCTTGGCACCGGCCCGAGCGGTGACCAGCTTCGCCACGGAGGCGGCCTGCGCCTCGGCCTGGGCGGTCAGCTCCTGCATCTGCACGACGACGGCCTCGGCCTGCTGCTTCTGCTTCGCCACCTGGTCGCGGAGCTCCTCGACCTTGTCGCGCTCGATGCCGAGCATGACCTCGGAGGCCGCGAGCTCCTGCATGACGGCGATCTGGGCGTCGCCGATCGAGGTCTTGGCGCTCATCTGCTCGGAGAACAGTCCGGGGTCGGAGCCACGGAGGAGGTCGCCGAAGGCCTTCAGCCCGGCGTCGCCGGCCATGACGGACTCGACGGCGAAGGACTCCACGGCGCCGCGCGACTGACGCAGCTCCTTCTCGGCCCGCTCGAGGCGGGCCTCGGCGGCGGAGAGCTCGGCCTCTGCCTTGTCCAGGGCGGCGCGCAGGCGCGCGTCCTCGGCCTGGGCGACCGCGAGCCGGCCGCGCGTCTGCCCCAGCTGGGACTGCGCGTTGGCGAGCTTCGTGTTGGCGTTGATGAAGGCGAGCTTCGCGTCGCGGGCGGCCTTCGTGGACTCCTGGACCTCGTTCTTGGCGTCCTTGAGGCGCTTGTTGTTCTCGCGCTGCTCGCGCTTGACGTCGTCCTTCTCGTCACCGAAGGTGGGCGCGCTGAATCCGGCCACCAGCAGGGCGCTGAGGGCGAGGGCGAGCAGCGGCTTGCGCAATCTCGTCATGTGCCTCGAATCCGGGGAAGTGTCCGTCAGGACGGAATCGTGCGATGTGACTCGAGTGACTCTACGCCTCAGGTTGAGGGTTTGGTGGGCGCTCCGCGCCGCGCGTGTCGCCGCCGGACCTCAGACGTCGAGGTACTTGCGGGTCATCACGAACGTCGGCACGAGCGCGAGGAGCAGGGCGAGGACCGTGGTCATGCCCATGACCAGGAACGCGTCCTCCCAGCGCACCCACGTGGTGATCCGGCCGAGCGTGTCGCGCAGGTAGCCGTAGACGACGAAGTGCATGAACGCCGCGAGGCCACCCGCCGCGAGGGCCGCCGAGATGAACGCCGCGACGAGCGACTCGAGGACGAACGGCGCCTGGATGTGCCAGCTGGAGGCGCCGACGAGCCGCATGATGCCGATCTCGCGGCGCCGCGCGAAGGCCGTCATCCGGATCGTGTTGGAGACCTGCAGGATCGCCGCGATGATCAGCAGGCCCGCTGTCGCGAGCGCCGCCCACTGCATCTTGTCGAGCATCTCGAACAGCGGCCCGAGCAGGTCGCGGAGCGAGTTGACGTTGCCCACGCCGTCCATGCCCGAGACCTCGCTGACGACGCCGTCGAACTGCTGTGGGTCCTTCAGCGTGACGAAGTACGACTCGGGGAACGAGTCGACGCCGAGGGTCTCGAGCTGCTTGCGGCCCGTGTCGGTCTGGCCGAGGAGCTCACGCGCCTGGGCGTAGTTCTCCTGAGGGCTGCGGACGGTGAAGTCGCGCACCTCGGGGTTGTCGGTGAGGGCGTCCTGGACGGCCTGCTTCTGCTCGTCGGTGGCCGCACCGCCGACGCACGTGGCCGCCGGGGAGTTCTTGGTGCACAGGTTCACCTGCAGCTGCAGGCGGTCGCCGAAGTACTGCTCGGTGCGCTCGGCCTGGGCCTGGATCAGCAGGCCGAGGGAGGCCAGCAGCAGCGACACGCTCATCGTGACGATTAGCGAGATCGTCATGGAGGTGTTGCGGGTCAGGCTGGCGCGCAGCTCGTTGAGGATCGCTCGCATGGGTCTCAGTTCTCGTAGCCGTAGATGCCGCGGGCCTCGTCGCGCACGACGCGCCCCTCGTCGAGCTCGATGACGCGCTTGCGCATCTGGTCGACGATCGAGGAGTCGTGGGTGGCCATCAGGACGGTGGTGTCCTCGCGGTTGATCCGGTCGAGCAGCTTCATGATGCCGACGCTGGTGCTGGGATCGAGGTTGCCGGTGGGCTCGTCGGCGATGAGGATCATCGGCCGGTTGACGTAGGCCCGCGCGATGGCGACGCGCTGCTGCTCGCCACCGGAGAGCTCGTCGGGCCGGCGGTGGCCCTTGCCGTCGAGGCCGACCAGGTCGAGGGTCTCGGGGACGAGGCGCTTGATCTCCTCGCGCGGCTTGCCGATGACCTCGAGCGCGTACGCGACGTTCTCGAACACGGTCTTGTTCGGCAGCAGCCGGAAGTCCTGGAAGACGGTGCCCAGCTGACGGCGCAGCTTCGGCACCTTCCAGCTGGAGAGCTTGTTGATCTCCTTGCCCGCGACGTAGACGTGGCCCGAGGTCGGACGGGCCTCACGCAGGATCAGGCGCAGGAAGGTCGACTTGCCGGAGCCGGAGGCGCCCACGAGGAAGACGAACTCGCCCTTCGTGATCTCCAGGTCGAGCCGGTCGAGGGCGGCGCGCTTCTGGCCGGGGTAGGTCTTGGTGACCTTGTCGAAGCGAATCACCCGATTGAGTGTAGGTGTGTGACCTGAGGAAACCCGGCAGCCGCCGGGCCCGTTTCCCGTGAGGAGTGCCTCACTGCGGATGCGCCCTCGAACGCGGGGCAGGGCCGTCCGAGGGGCGTTCCTCCGGCGCGACCTGCCGTGGTCGCGGCGGCTAGGGTGAGAGCGAGTCAGCACGCCGGGAGTTCACATGAGTCTGCATGCAGTCGAGGCCGCCGCCTCGATGCTCTCGGCTCGGGGCACCGACCTGGAGGAGCTCGTCCGCGAGGCCGGACGAATCCGCGACGAGGGCCTCTCCCGCGCCGGCCGGCCCGGCGTCATCACGTGGTCGCGCAAGGTGTTCGTGCCCGTCACCACGCTGTGCCGCGACCGCTGCCACTACTGCGTCTTCGTCGACACCCCCGCCAAGCTCGAGCGCAAGGGCATCGCACCGTACCTCTCCGAGGACCACGTGCTCGCGATCGCCCACCAAGGAGCGGCGCTCGGCTGCAAGGAGGCGCTGCTGACCCTCGGCGACCGTCCCGAGGACCGCTGGGACGTCGCGCGCGAGTGGCTCGACGCGCACGGCTTCGCGTCCACGCTCGACTACGTCGGCCACCTGGCCCGGCGGATCACCGCCGAGACGGGCCTGCTGGCGCACCTCAACCCCGGCGTCATGACCGCCGAGGAGCTGCGGGTCCTGCGCCCCACCGCCCCGTCGATGGGGATGATGCTCGAGACCACCAGTCACCGGCTGTTCGCCGAGCCCGGCCAGGCGCACTTCGGCTCCCCCGACAAGGACCCGGCGCTGCGGCTTCAGGTGCTCGAGGACGCCGGCCGCCAGCGCATTCCGTTCACCACCGGCATCCTCGTGGGGATCGGCGAGACGGTCGAGGAGCGCTTCGACTCGATCCTCGCGCTGCGCGACCTGTCGGACCGCCACGGCAACGTGCAGGAGGTGATCGTGCAGAACTTCCGCGCCAAGCCCGCCACCGCGATGCAGGGCGTCGCCGACGCCGAGACCGATGCCTACATCGCCGCCGTCGCCACCGCGCGCATCGTGCTGGGCCCCGACGCCCGCATCCAGGCGCCTCCGAACCTCTCCGACCCCGCCGAGCTCTCCCTCCTCGTCGCGGCCGGCATCGACGACTGGGGCGGCGTCAGCCCGCTCACCGCCGACCACGTGAACCCCGAGCGCCCGTGGCCCCAGGTCGACCAGCTGGCCGAGCTCACCCGCGCCGCCGGGTTCGAGCTGCGCGAGCGCCTCACCGTGCACCCGCACTACATCCGCGACCGCGACACGTGGATCGACCCCGCGCTGCACGACGCCGTGCTCGCGCTCGCCGACGACGACGGCCTGGCCCGGGGAAGCGCTGGCAGTGACGTTCCCGGGGCGGAATCGGCCGAGACGCCCCGCAGACGTCACGCCCAGCGGGTGCGGATCGAGGACGACCCGGCCGGGCTCTCCGACGACGAGTACGTCCGGCTGATGACCTCCACCGGGCGCGACCTCGATCGGCTCGCCGGGCTGGCCGACGAGCTGCGGCGCTCGGTCGCCGGGGCCACCGTCTCGCTGGTGCAGAACCGCAACCTCGGCTCCGACCGGGTCACCGACCCCGACCTCGTCGCGCAGGTCGCGGCCGACGCCGCCGACCTCGGGGCCACCGAGCTGTGCATCCAGGGCACCGCGCCGGCCGGCACGCCGGACGACGTCTACGAGCAGATGCTGCGCGCCGCCCGCTCCGCCGCGCCGGGCCTGCACCTGCACGCCTTCCGCCCTGCCGACGTCATCGACGGCGCGCGCCGTACGGGCCGCACGGTGGCCGAGCAGTACGCCGCGCTGGCCGCCGCCGGCGTCGACACCGTGCCCGGCACGGGCGTGAAGGTCCTCGACGAGGAGCACCGCGCCCGGCACTTCCCCGCCGACCTGCCGGTCGACGACTGGGAGCAGGCGATCCGCGCGGCCCACGGGCTCGGCCTCCGGTCCACCTCGGTGCTGTTCTACGGTCACGGCGAGTCGCCCCTGCAGCGCGTGCGCCACCTGCGCCGCCTCCGCGCGATCCAGTCCGACACCGGGGGCTTCAACGAGCTCGTGCCGATGGCCTTCCCCGGCGGCGACCACGACGACGACCAGCACCGCGCCGTGCACGCCGTGGCCCGGCTCCTGCTGCACGGCAGCATCAGCCACGTGCAGGCCGCCTGGACGCGTCTGGGCGTCGACGGCGCCACGCTCGTCCTGCGTTCGGGCGCCGACGACCTCGGCGGCACCCTGTACGACGGCCGGGTCCTGCCCGAGGACGGTGTCGAGTTCGGCCACGAGCTCACCGTCGAGGCCGCCGAGCGCATCGCCCGCTCCCTCGGCCGCCAGCTGCGCCTGCGCACCACCACCTACGGCGTCGCGCGATGACCCGCGTCCGCGTCGCGGTCGTCGGCGCCGGCTTCGCCGGGGTCGCCATGGCCCGCCGTCTCGCCGCAGCAGGCGAGTCGTTCGTCGTGCTCGAACGACGTCCGGGCATCGGCGGCACGTGGCACGACAACCGCTACCCCGGCGTCGCCTGCGACGTGCCCGCGCACCTGTACGGCTACTCCGACATCGCCCACCCGGGCTTCAGCCGGGTGTTCGCGCCCGGGGCCGAGATCCGCGAGTACCTCGAGGACGCCGCCGCTCCCGTCGCCGACCGCATCATGCTGTCCACGCGGCTCGACGACGCGCGGTGGGACGGCACCCACTGGCAGCTCGCCACCTCGCGTGGCGCGCTCGAGGCCGAGGTCCTCGTGATGGCTGCGGGCCGACTCACCGAGCCCCGCCTGCCCGACGTGCCGGGCACCTTCGACGGCCCCGTCGTGCACACGGCGCGCTGGGACGACGAGCTCGACCTCGAGGGCCTGCGGGTCGCCGTCGTCGGCACCGGCGCCTCCGGCGTCCAAGTGGTCCCCGAGCTCGCGCGGCGTGCCGAGTCCGTCGTGGTGCTGCAGCGCAGCGCGCCGTACATCCTGCCCAAGGGCGACCGGGCCTACGCCGACGCCGAGATCACCCTGTTCGAGCAGCAGCCCGAGCGGCTCGCCGACCTGCGTGGCGCGCTCATGCGCGAGACCGAGGAGGTCTTCGACCAGCGCGCCGGGGACGGCCGGGCCGAGGCGCGCGCCCGGGCCCTCGGCCACCTCGCCGACCAGGTGCCCGACCCCGTCCTGCGTGCGGCATTGACGCCCGAGCACGAGTTCGGCTGCAAGCGCGTCCTGTTCAGCGACGACTACTTCGCCGCCCTGCGGCTCCCCCACGTGCGGCTCGTCCCCGGCGCCCTCACCGGCTATGAGCCCGGTGCCGTGCTGGCGGCCGACGGCTCGCGCCACGAGGTCGACGTCGTCGTCGCGGCCACGGGGTTCCACAGCACGCGCCAGCCCTACGCCGAGCTCGTCACCGGGCGCGACGGGATCTCGCTCGACCAGTACTGGTCACAGGGCATGCGCGCCTACGCCTCCACCGCGGTGCATGGCTTCCCCAACCTGTTCGTGCTCGACGGCCCCAACGCCACGCTCGCCCACAACTCGGCCGTGCTGATGATCGAGGCCCAGGCCGACTACGCCATGTCCGCGATCCCGTGGACCGCGCACGGCCCGCTCGAGGTGTCGGTGGAGGCCGAGCAGGCCTACATCGACGAGATCCAGGGGCGCAGCGGCGTGTGGACCTCGGGCTGCAGCAACTGGTACGTCGACGAGCAGTCGGGCCGCCAGGTGCTGCTGTGGCCGGGCAAGGCCCAGGAGTTCCGCGACCGCTTCGGGTACTTCGAGCCCGAGCCGTTCGGGCTGGCGCACCTCGACCCTTCGGAGTCCGCGGGTGCCTGACCGGCGGCGTGCCTGGACGGTCGTGATCCCGGTGAAGCCCCCGCACCTGGGCAAGTCCCGTCTCGACCTGCCCGGGATCGACCGGGTCGAGCTCGCCCGCGCGATCGCCCTCGACACGATCGAGGCGGCCGCCGAGGTCGCCCGGGTCGTCGTCGTCACGGCCGACCCGTTGATCGGCGCTCCCGGCGTGGAGGTCGTACTGGAGCCTGAGCCGCGCGGCATCGCCGCCGCCGTCACCGACGGCCTGGCGGTCGCAGCCCACGGACGTCGGGCCGTGCTGCTCGGCGACCTGCCGGGCCTGCGTCCCGACGACCTCGCGCTCGCGCTGGAGCTGGCCGAGGACGTCCGGCTCGGAGCCGTGCCCGACGAGGAGCGTCAGGGCACCACGCTGGTCAGCGCGCGCGAGGGCGACCTGCCGGCCGCGTTCGGGCCGGGGTCGT carries:
- a CDS encoding amidohydrolase family protein — translated: MTWQDADLAAYLERLGVPGIVDVHVHFMAPQVLAKVWAYFDSAGPKLGRAWPIHYRTSDEERVETLRSLGVRRFTALSYAHKPGIAPFMNEWLAGFAQRVPDSVPSATFFPEPEAAEYVPAALASGVRIFKAHLQVGEFAADDPLLDPVWAALEEAQVPIVLHAGSGPAPGPHTGPRGVAAVLERFPRLPLVIAHLGMPEVDAFCDLAEQYPNVRLDTTMTFVDFFDAPPPVDPKRLLALQDRIVFGSDFPNIPYPYAHQVEALDRLGLGDDWMRSVLWHNGADLVGPVD
- the smpB gene encoding SsrA-binding protein SmpB, coding for MAKETGRKLIAQNKKARHDYHIEDTFEAGLVLTGTEVKSLRQGRASLVDGFGEIDRGEAWLLQVHIPQYDNGTWTNHETRRRRKLLLNRHEIERIEHRTQSKGLTIIPLSLYFKDGRAKVEIALARGKKAFDKRHAIAERQASRDAEREVGRRLKGI
- a CDS encoding M23 family metallopeptidase, producing the protein MTRLRKPLLALALSALLVAGFSAPTFGDEKDDVKREQRENNKRLKDAKNEVQESTKAARDAKLAFINANTKLANAQSQLGQTRGRLAVAQAEDARLRAALDKAEAELSAAEARLERAEKELRQSRGAVESFAVESVMAGDAGLKAFGDLLRGSDPGLFSEQMSAKTSIGDAQIAVMQELAASEVMLGIERDKVEELRDQVAKQKQQAEAVVVQMQELTAQAEAQAASVAKLVTARAGAKRTADATLAEDLALQAELEADRRRLESQMAEIVRKELEAAERARKEREKKGGGGGGGGDGGGTTGDSGGALSRPVNGPITSPYGMRRHPITGVYKLHDGTDFGVGCGVPIRAAAGGTIVSQYYNGGYGNRVILNNGVKRGKSVITTYNHLSRFARSSGAKVKRGEVIGYVGSTGYSTGCHLHFMVLVNGSTTNPMNWL
- the ftsX gene encoding permease-like cell division protein FtsX; this translates as MRAILNELRASLTRNTSMTISLIVTMSVSLLLASLGLLIQAQAERTEQYFGDRLQLQVNLCTKNSPAATCVGGAATDEQKQAVQDALTDNPEVRDFTVRSPQENYAQARELLGQTDTGRKQLETLGVDSFPESYFVTLKDPQQFDGVVSEVSGMDGVGNVNSLRDLLGPLFEMLDKMQWAALATAGLLIIAAILQVSNTIRMTAFARRREIGIMRLVGASSWHIQAPFVLESLVAAFISAALAAGGLAAFMHFVVYGYLRDTLGRITTWVRWEDAFLVMGMTTVLALLLALVPTFVMTRKYLDV
- the ftsE gene encoding cell division ATP-binding protein FtsE, producing the protein MIRFDKVTKTYPGQKRAALDRLDLEITKGEFVFLVGASGSGKSTFLRLILREARPTSGHVYVAGKEINKLSSWKVPKLRRQLGTVFQDFRLLPNKTVFENVAYALEVIGKPREEIKRLVPETLDLVGLDGKGHRRPDELSGGEQQRVAIARAYVNRPMILIADEPTGNLDPSTSVGIMKLLDRINREDTTVLMATHDSSIVDQMRKRVIELDEGRVVRDEARGIYGYEN
- the cofG gene encoding 7,8-didemethyl-8-hydroxy-5-deazariboflavin synthase CofG encodes the protein MSLHAVEAAASMLSARGTDLEELVREAGRIRDEGLSRAGRPGVITWSRKVFVPVTTLCRDRCHYCVFVDTPAKLERKGIAPYLSEDHVLAIAHQGAALGCKEALLTLGDRPEDRWDVAREWLDAHGFASTLDYVGHLARRITAETGLLAHLNPGVMTAEELRVLRPTAPSMGMMLETTSHRLFAEPGQAHFGSPDKDPALRLQVLEDAGRQRIPFTTGILVGIGETVEERFDSILALRDLSDRHGNVQEVIVQNFRAKPATAMQGVADAETDAYIAAVATARIVLGPDARIQAPPNLSDPAELSLLVAAGIDDWGGVSPLTADHVNPERPWPQVDQLAELTRAAGFELRERLTVHPHYIRDRDTWIDPALHDAVLALADDDGLARGSAGSDVPGAESAETPRRRHAQRVRIEDDPAGLSDDEYVRLMTSTGRDLDRLAGLADELRRSVAGATVSLVQNRNLGSDRVTDPDLVAQVAADAADLGATELCIQGTAPAGTPDDVYEQMLRAARSAAPGLHLHAFRPADVIDGARRTGRTVAEQYAALAAAGVDTVPGTGVKVLDEEHRARHFPADLPVDDWEQAIRAAHGLGLRSTSVLFYGHGESPLQRVRHLRRLRAIQSDTGGFNELVPMAFPGGDHDDDQHRAVHAVARLLLHGSISHVQAAWTRLGVDGATLVLRSGADDLGGTLYDGRVLPEDGVEFGHELTVEAAERIARSLGRQLRLRTTTYGVAR
- a CDS encoding flavin-containing monooxygenase produces the protein MTRVRVAVVGAGFAGVAMARRLAAAGESFVVLERRPGIGGTWHDNRYPGVACDVPAHLYGYSDIAHPGFSRVFAPGAEIREYLEDAAAPVADRIMLSTRLDDARWDGTHWQLATSRGALEAEVLVMAAGRLTEPRLPDVPGTFDGPVVHTARWDDELDLEGLRVAVVGTGASGVQVVPELARRAESVVVLQRSAPYILPKGDRAYADAEITLFEQQPERLADLRGALMRETEEVFDQRAGDGRAEARARALGHLADQVPDPVLRAALTPEHEFGCKRVLFSDDYFAALRLPHVRLVPGALTGYEPGAVLAADGSRHEVDVVVAATGFHSTRQPYAELVTGRDGISLDQYWSQGMRAYASTAVHGFPNLFVLDGPNATLAHNSAVLMIEAQADYAMSAIPWTAHGPLEVSVEAEQAYIDEIQGRSGVWTSGCSNWYVDEQSGRQVLLWPGKAQEFRDRFGYFEPEPFGLAHLDPSESAGA
- a CDS encoding NTP transferase domain-containing protein, giving the protein MPDRRRAWTVVIPVKPPHLGKSRLDLPGIDRVELARAIALDTIEAAAEVARVVVVTADPLIGAPGVEVVLEPEPRGIAAAVTDGLAVAAHGRRAVLLGDLPGLRPDDLALALELAEDVRLGAVPDEERQGTTLVSAREGDLPAAFGPGSWQRHREAGFVELPVPVSSTMRRDVDRADHLVGPLGPRTSAVLRRVV